The genomic stretch CCGGGACCCACCTGTTCACCACGCCCCTTCCATTGGAGGAAGGAGAGCTGCTGGGCAATCCCCAGGTGGCCTGGGCGGCCTACGGAGAACCATCAGACGGCAAAGCGGTGGTGTTGCTGCACGACCTCGCGCACTCGCACCTCGCGCTGGGCCCGCCGGAGGACTCGGCGTACCAGCCCTCCGGCTGGGGACGCGCCCTGGTGGGGACGAACCTCGCGTTGGACCCCGCCATCACCCCCGTCTTCTCCCCCGGATTGCTCGGCAGCCCTTTCGGTAGCACGTCGCCCGCAACGGTGAATCCCGCGTCGGGTGAACGCTGGGGGCTCGAGCTGCCGCCGCTCACGGTGCAGGACATGGCGCGCGCCGTGTCGGCCACGCTGCGCGCGCGGGGACTGACGCAGGTGCGCGCGCTGGTGGGCGTGGGACTGGGCGCCCATGTGGCGCTGCGACTGGCGTCGCTGTTCCCCGACCTGGCCGAGGGCGTGGTGGCCATCGGCGCGGCGCGCGCGCTGCCCGAAGGCGTGCGCGAGAAGCTGGGCCTGTCCTGGCAGGTGCTGCGCGCGGACCCGGACTACCGGGACGGCCTCTACGCGCTGGACGCGCCGCCGCGAAAGACGATGCGCAAGCTGCGCCTGGACTTCCAGAAGCTGCTCTGCGGGCGTGAGTTCCTGGCCTCCGCGTACCCCGCCCCCGAAGCGGCCCGCGCCGCGCTGGAGACGGAAGCGGACGCCTTCGCGGACGCCTTCGACGCGGTGTCCTGGGCGTCGCTGTGCTCGGCGTACGCGGGCAGTGACGTGTCGGACGGCTTCTCGCGAATCCGTGCGCGGGTGCTCCTGGTGACGGGGACGTCGGATGCCATGGCCCCGGTGAACCGGGTGCGTGACACCTACCACCTGCTGAGCGCCGCGGGCGTGAGCGCCCGCTTCCTCGAGCTGCCGGGGCCCGGGGACCACGCGGCACTGCTCCAGGACGCGGAGCGGCTCCATGGCCCGCTGAGCGACTTCCTGCGGCGGTGCTGACTAGTCCCGCTTCACGGCGCCGGAGAGCTTGCCGCGAAGCGCGCCCACCAGCATGCCGATGGCAATCTCGTTGTTGCCGCCGTGCGGGATGATGATGTCCGCGAAGTGTTTGGACGGCTCCACGAAGCCCATGTGCATGGGCCGCACGTGGCGCAGGTACTGGCTCACCACGTGGTCGAAGTCGCGGCCGCGGTCCTTGATGTCGCGGGTGAGGCGCCGGAGGATGCGAAGGTCGTCGTCCGCGTCGACGTAGATCTTCACGTCCATCACATCCCGGACCTCCTTCATGTGGAGCACCAGGATGCCCTCGATGAGGATGATGTCGCCGGGGTCGACGTTCTTCGTCTGCGGCGTGCGCGACGAAGTGACGAAGTCGTAGACGGGCTTCTGGATGGGCTGCCCGGACTTCAGCGCTTGCAGGTGCTGAACCAGCAGCTCCCTGTCGAAGGCATCCGGGTGGTCGAAGTTCACCTCACGCCTGTCCGCCAGCGGAAGGTCCTTCAAGTCCCGGTAGTATGAATCCTGATCGATGAAGGCCACGCGGCAATCGGCCAATGCCTCGCGTACCTTGCGGGCAACGGTGGTCTTGCCGGACGCGGTGCCGCCCGCGATTCCGACGACGAGGGGGGACGCCATGTGGGCGCGACGTATCTTACCAGGACGACCAGCGCAAGGGTTCGGTCCAATCCTGAACAATTCTTCCCGCTATCCCCGGCGGATCAGCCCACGCCCCCTCGCCGCCTCCAGCAACCCAGGGACTACCTCCGCCTCGGCCATGGGCCGCACAGCGAGCATTCCCAGGAATTCACCCAAGGCCGGGGGCACCGACATCACCTCCGGTCCTCCCGCCTTGCGCCGAGCGACGAAGGACCAGGGCCCCGGGCCCGGCCGGCGCGCCACCTGGTTCAGCGAATCCAGGCCGGACAGTTCCAACGTGCCACACGCCCACGCACGGGCCGTGAGGTGCCGGCGCACGGCTCGGGCGGAATGGACCAGCTCGGACAGGTCCACGGGAAGCGACCCGACCCGCACGTCCTCCATCAACCCCACCTGCCCCGGCGCGGGCGCGGGCACCCGCCGCGTGAACAGCGACGGCAGCAGCATCTCCAGCGTCAGCGCCGCCGACGCCCCCTCATCCGGTGACTCGCGCAGGCGGCGCATGGCCCAGGACGCGAAGGACTGCCCGGGCGTCCGCGCCACGGAGTCGAAGAGCTTCCGGTACTCCTTCGAGCCGGTGAAGGCCGCCAGCCCCTCCCGCGTGCCCGCGAGCAACAACCGGGTGAGGGGCCAATCGCGGTCCAGGACCTCCGCGACCACGGCCAGGCGGAAGTCCTGGTCCGCCAACGTGCCGGCTTCGTCCTCCACGGAGGCCGCGGGCGCGGCGGCGTAACCCGCGTCGAACAAGGCCCAGGGCTGGCTGTCCTCCGTGAGTGGAGGCACGGCCGCGACAGCCGCCGGTACGCGCCACGTCAGTGGCGGCCGCGCTCCCGAGGGCACCAGCTGGCGCAGGCGGCGCAAGGACATCCGGGCGACCTCGGGCGGGTGGCCATCCCCCTCGAAGGTGACGGCGCGCAGCGACGGGCAGCGCGGAATCAACGAGGCCAGCAGGTCGAACAGCTCCTCGCGCACCGGCTGCGTGTGGTCATCCACGTAGAAGCTGCGCGGACCCCGGTGCGTCACCACGCCTCCGGCGATGTGCAGCTCGATGACCTGGTCGAGCGGAAAGCCATCCAGCCCCGTCTCCAATGGCAGTCCCGCGGAGAGCTGATGGCTGAGCAGGTGCCCCAGGTCGAGCAGCAGCGGCGCCCCGGTGCGCGCGTGCAGCTTCGCCATGAAGTCGAGCACATGCCACTGCCCGCGCCGCGCGAGCACCGCGGGGTTCTCCAGCGCGAGCGGCACGGACAGGTGCCGCTGGACATGGAGCGCGTGGGACACGCACGCCTCCAGGCCCGCTTCGTTGAAGGGCGGCGTGAAGTAGAGGTAGCCCGGGAAGGGCTGCCCGTCCACGTGCCACCAGCCCACGTCGTTGCCCACCCAGGGACTCTCCACGGCGCGCGCGTGGGCGTCCAAATCCCTCAAGGCCTGGCCTGGCTCCAGCGCGGGCCCCCAGAGGTTGAGGTGGACGGGATGGAAGAGCACCGGGACGTCCTGGCGACGGCGCCACATCTCCGGGAACAACGAGGCGTGCGCCTTCGACTCTTCCAAGGAGAGCGGCGCGCTGTACTCCACGTAGTCGAAGAGGCCCGGTGACTCGTCCAGCAAGCGGTAGGGCTGCGGCACGTCCGCCACGCTCAGGTTGCTGCTCAACCCCAGGCCCCGCCAGGGCAGTGTCCATGTCTCGGAAACCGCATGCGTCATCCGCTCAACGTAGACGCGCCCCGCGTCCACCGCCACCCGCGACTGCCGGGCAGTGGCGCGCTGAACGCTCCCGAGGTCGGGTATGCTCGCCGATTCCCCTCCCCCCAGGAGCCACGATGCCCGCCCCCTCACGCGTCGAGATAGATGAGTCCAACGCGCAGTACCGTGGAGCCTGGAGGCTGTTCGCCCTGGGCAGCAAGTCGGGTGAAGTGGTGGAGCGCCCCGAGGTCTACATCACCGCCTGCCACGTAGCCTGGTCGATGATGAACTCCGCCTTCCTGCGCGCGCCCGTCGAAACGGAACAAGCGCTCGCGGCCGCGGCGGCTTCGGCGGCGCGCTACTTCTCCGCCGGCAAACATGGCTGGAGCTTCGTCATCTGCGACGACTGGCTGGCGCCCTCCGTGCGCGACAACGCGCCCTCCATCCTTGCCTGGTACGGGCTCAAGTCCGAGATGGGCGTCACCGGAATGGTGGCGGACCGGCTGGCGCCCGCCATTCACCCACAGCCCCCGTTCGCCGTCCGTCCCGTCACGGATACCTGGGGCCGGCAGGCCGTGGCCGACATCAACGCCAACGCCTACGACGTCCCCCGCCACTTCGGCCGTGAAGCGTTCGACGAGGACACGCTCTACACCCCGGACTGCCAGGGCTTCGTGGCGTGCCGCGACGAAGAGGCCGCGGCCAGCACGGTGGTGCTGCGCGTGGATGCCGCCGCCTACGTCGCCCTCGTCGCGACCCAGCCGCAACACCGCCGGCAGGGTGCCGCCGAGGCCGTGATGCGACATGCGCTGGCGAAGGCCCATCAGGACTGGGGCACCGAGCGCACCGTCCTCCACGCGACCAGCGCGGGCGAGCCCGTCTACACCCGCATGGGCTACCGGCCGGTGACGCGCTTCCGCATGTACATGGCGCCTCCACCGGGCCAGGGCTGAGCCACGCGCGAGGGCTCGGCACGGGGGAGTAAAAACAGACTCACGCCATTTCGAGAGAGTGACTGGCTTTTTCTACCGAGCTTGAAAGCCAGTCGCCCCACCTCATTGAAGAATGCCGCTCTCGCATGAACTGCGGCCCACATTCTTCGATGGCGTGGAGGTTATGGCACACTGATCCGTGAGGGGGCTTGCCGCACGTCTTGCATCGCCCAGCCACACGGAGTCCGTACATGGCCAAGTGGGATGATCTCGTCCTGGCGATTCCACCGCACGCGGGCGGCAGATATCAGGCGCCCGCCGCGGTCACGCTGCTGGAGACACTCCTCGGCCTTCACGAAGCACAGCTCACCCTCCTTCGCGGGTTGCATCGCGACGTCCGGCCGCTGCGGGAAGGTCCCTTCCATGCCGGGCGGCTCCACCTGGAGGCCGTGCGCGCCCCTCAGGCCACCCGCGACGAACAGCTGGAGCGGCTGAAGTCCGCGCGGAGCTGCTTCACGGAAGCCATGGGCACCGAGCGCGACAAGGCGCGGCTGTCGTTCATCGCCCTGCACCTGGGCCTCTGCTGGCTGCTGCTGGGCGCGGAGCGGGATGCGCGGGAGTGGACGCAGCTGGCCCACCGCACGGCCGTGGAGGCCATGAAGGACATCCTGGTGGAAGCCTCGAAGCACCAGGGCCTCACCCAGAACCGGTACCTGGATCCGGCGCTCACCTTCTTCATGTTCTTCACCAGCACGGCCACGCTGGGCGCGGGCTACCTCTTCTGGGACCGGGTGCTCAGCAAGCGCACGGGCACGGTGATGCGGCGCGCGCTGGGGCAGATGCAGGCGCTGGCGGACTACGTGGACATGCTGGGCGAGGTCCGCCTCCGCCTGGGCGAGCTCCCCCATGACGTCGCCCGGTACGAGCTGACCCACGGCGTGGACGAACAGCAGTCCGTCGCCCGCATCACCATCCGGAAGCTCATCAGCGACCGGGAGGCCATCTACTTCAACGGCCGGGAGACCCGGAAGGTCACCTGGAACGACCAGGAGCGCTCCGAGGTCATCACCCGCGAGCTGATCTGACGCCGGGCGCTGTCACCGTCCCGTCAAAACCTGTTTTCAGGATTGCCGCGAGCGAAACGTCAGACCGGCCCGCCATAGTAGCGGCACTTCCTCGATGGGGGCGAAGGTGACGGCGCAAACGATGCTCGTGTTCATTCCAGTGATTCTCCTACTCGCCGCGGCGATTGCGATTCCGCGGCCCCGCCGGCGCTCACGCCGGTAGTCGTAGTCACGGCCGGGGTTGCGCCCCGGCCGTCTCCCCGGCCCGGGCGGGTGTAGAGTGCGGCAGTCGTCGCAACCCTCCCCTCCCGAGCAGCCGTGGCCGAACGTCCCACAGTCCTGGTCGTCGACGATGATCCTCACCTGAGGGAGATCGTCCGCTTCGCACTGGAGCAGGGAGGCTTCCGGGTGGATGAGGCCGCGGACGGCCGCGCCGCCCTGACGCAGGTCGACCGGGCCCTCCCAGCGCTCATCGTCCTGGACATCATGATGCCGGAGCTGGACGGGCTCGCCGTGTGCCGAGAGGTCCGGCGCAAGCACGAGCTGCCCATCGTCTTCCTCTCCTCACGGGATGACGAGGTCGACCGCATCCTTGGCCTGGAGCTGGGTGGCGACGACTACCTCACCAAGCCCTTCAGTCCGCGCGAGCTCGTGGCCCGCGTGAAGGCGGTGCTCCGGCGCGCGCGGCCCGCCCCGGAGGTCGAAGTGCCCGCGGCGCGGATGCAGTCCCGAGGGCCGCTGCGCATGGACGCGGAGCGCTGGCGCGCGTGGTGGCAGGACACGGAGGTGGTGCTCACGGTGACGGAGTTCCAGCTCCTGGCCACGCTGCTCCGAGTCCCCGGCAAGGTCTTCACCCGGGATGAGCTGATGAACCGCGTCTACGACGACGTGGTGGTCAGCGACCGGACCATCGACAGTCACGTGCGCCGGGTCCGGCAGAAGTTCGCCAGCGCGGGCGGAGACGTCATCGAGACGGTGCATGGCCTTGGCTATCGGCTCGCCCTCCCCTGAGCGCCGCGCGCGCCCGCGCTTGTGGCTGGTGTTCGCCGCCGTGGGCGTCGCGGGGTTCGCCCTCACGCTTGCGGGGCTCGCCTTCGTGCGCGTCTACGACAACCAGCTCATCCGCCAGACGGAGTCGGAGCTGATTGCCCAGGGCGCGGTGGTCGCGGAGGTCTTCCGCGAGCGGCTGCGCGCCACCGTGCCGGAGGGCGTATACGGCCGCGAGCGCACCGCTCCCTGGCCCTTCCCCATTCCCGACGACACGCGCCTGCGCCCCATCCTCCCGTCGCTCAGGGCCTCGGATGCGTCCCTGCCACCGGGCGACACGCCTCGGCCTTCGCTCGTTCCCGCGGAGCCGCTGTCACAGGCGGCCGGACTGCAGTTGACGCCGCTGCTCGAACAGGTGCGCGCGGCGACCCTGGCCGGCATCCGCGTGGTGGACACCGAGGGCGTCGTGGTGGCCAGCAGCAGCCCCGCGCTGCTGTGGACGACGCTGGCGGACCGCACCGAGGTCCAGCGGGCCCTGCGCGGCGAGCCCGTCAGCGTGATGCGCCGCCGCGTCGCCGATCCCGAGGACACCCCACTGGCGTCACTCAGCCGCGACACCGGCATCCGCGTCACGGTGGCGCTGCCCGTGCTGGAAGGCGATCGCGTCTGGGGCGCGGTGGTGCTGACGCGCACGCCCATGACGTTCGCCAAGGCGACGTACGCGGACCGGTGGAACCTCACCGCCACCGGCTTCGTGTTGCTCGGCGCGGTGGCGCTGATGTCGCTGGCCGCCGCCGCGCTGGTGGGCCGGCCGGTGCGCGCGCTGGTGAAGCAGACGCGCGCCATCGCCATGAGCGACCCCGCGGGCTTCGAACCCATGGCGCGCCCCGTGGTGGCGGAGCTGGCCGAGCTCTCCGAGTCCCTGGCCGGCATGGCCACCGCGTTGCGAGATAGGAACCAGTACATCCGTTCCTTCGCGGCCAACGTGTCGCACGAGTTCAAGACGCCGCTGGCCTCCATCCAAGGCGCGGTGGAGCTGCTTCGAGACAGCGCCGACGCGATGTCCCCCGAGCAACACGCGCGGTTCCTCGCCAACGTGGACGCGGATGCCCGCAGGCTCACCCGCCTGGTGCAGCGCCTGCTGGAGCTGGCCCGTGCGGACTCCATGACGGCCACGCTCGCGCAGGTGGAGCTGGGCCCGCTGTTGGAGGGGCTCGCCCTTCGCGCCCGCGCGGAAGGCGCCACGGACATCCATGTGACGGCACCGCCCACGGGACTGAAGGTGAGCCTCCCGCAGGAGGTGCTCGACGACGTGCTGTGGCAGCTCGTCACCAATGCCCGCCAGCACGGTGGCGACACCATCCGCGTGGACCTGTCGGTGGAGCAGGCCCCGGAGGCGGACATGGTGCGCGTGGTGGTGAAGGACAACGGCAAAGGCATCTCCGAGGCCAACCGTGCGCGCATCTTCGACGCCTTCTTCACCACCGCCCGCGAGCGAGGCGGCACGGGCCTGGGCCTGACGATTGCCCAGTCCATGCTGCGCGCCTTCCACGCGAGGTTGGAACTGCTTCCTTCCGACACGGGCACCACCTTCGCGGTGGTGGCGCCCGTGCCCCGGCTTCAACGGAAGTAGCTGTCGGAGATGTCCACGGAGTAGCCCAGCTCCAGCGTGGGCGAGGACGCGGCCACCAGGAACTGGCGGAAATGCAGCGCCTTTCCGGGCAGGCCTGACACCTCCGCGGCCACGGCTCCCGTCGACTCGTACTGCTCCAGGCTGCCGCCCTCGCGCCGGTAGTTGAACACCGCTGGGAAGTGCGCGCGTGCACGGAGCTCCGCCACCGGCCAGGAGACTCGCGGCAACGCCAGCTTCAACCGGCCGGAGAGGTGGAAGACGCCCAGCTCTCGCGACAGCACCACCTCCAGCGTCCCGCCCGTCTCTCCCAGCCGCGCCGGAGTGGCCTTCAACGCCAGGGTGCCGTTCTCCGACTCCACGGGGACGGGAATGGCGTTCAGGGTGACGCGCTCGAGCCGGTGTCCTTCGGGCAGCACCAGCTCCAGCGGCTGCTCGCGGTCCAGGCTCAGCGCGTAGCTGACGCGCAGCGTGGCACGGCCTTCCAGCGTGGACACCCAGGACGCTGTGGCCTCGGTGATGCGCGGCTCGAGCGGCGGGCGCACCTGCTGCTTCTGGCTTTGTGCCACCCGCGCCACCGCCGCGCGCCAGCCGACGCGCAGCGCGCCTTGCACGGGATAGACGGCGTGGGACTCGCCTCCCATCGAAGCCACCGGCTCGGTGAGTGTGAAGACGGACGTGTCCGCCTCCAGCGCCAGCGGCACCGGGGACGCGTGGGGCCCGAAGCGCAGCTGGGCACGGCGCTCCGGCCCCGCTCCGGGCGAGCGGATGGAGACGCCCACGTCGAAGACGTAGCGCCCCGCCTTCCGCGTGAGCAGGCAGAGGTACCCGTCGACGACGCCCACGGAGCCTTCCTCCAGCGCGGGCAACGCGGCCGGGAACGTGTCGGCGTCGAGTTGGAGCAGGCGCACCTGCGTCCAGCGTCCATCCGCGAGCACCTCCACGTCGAAGTGCCCGTCCACGAAGAGGGCATCCGCCGTGAGCCGGCCCTTGAGCTGGCTCTTCACCAGGGCCGCCATCGGAGGTGCTTCGACGGGCGCCGACTGGCGCTGCGCGTAGAGGGGAATCAGTTCCTGAAGCGGCACGGTGGCGGTGCCGGAGGGAGACGTGGAGGCCGAGCCATCGGCCGTGGTCAGCAGGAGTCCAACGAAGAGCGGTACGGTCCACATGGCGGAATCAGCTCGCTTCCGGGGTGACAGGGGTGGAGGCAGCGGGAGCCACGGCGGCGCGCGGAGGCTCACCGGGCAGGGACAAGTCGGAGAGGAAGGCCCGCACACCAGCGCGGGTGGAGAGCACCATCAGCCCCAGCAGCGCGGCGAGAATCTCCAGCGTGTAGATGAGGCCGGTGTAGCCCTGGAGGATGACGGCGCCGGTGGGGACCACCAGCGTGGCGCCCCATAGTCCCGCGAGCACGGACGTCCGCTCCTTCGGGAAGAGCCACCGGACGTACACCACCACCGCCGCGCCCAGGCCCACCGCGCAGAGGGCGTAGGCGGCGTAGAAGTTCATGAAGGCCGCAAGGTACGCCAGCAGCACGAAGAAGAAGCCGTACACGGACGCCAGCAGGTACGTCTCGTGGAGCGCGAGCGAACGGCGGTGGCGCAACCCCAGGGCCGCGAGCAGTGCGAGCAGCCCTAGGAAGGGCACCCAGGCCCGGGTCGCCATCGTGCCCACCAGCGCGTCGAAGGTCTTCTCCGACGGGAGGATGACGCCCAGGTTCACCCCCGACTCCAACGACTGGAAGGCCCAGTCCAGCGTCACCGCGTCGGCCGTGGTGTTCACCGACGACGCGGCCAGCACGCCCGCCGGGTAGTCGTAGTTCTCCCCTCCTTCGACGGCGACATGGACGCGCACGTCCCGCGCGGGGAGCGCCGGGTCCAGGCGGTACACGAATGAGTTCAGCCCCCGGGCGCGGTAGCGGATGGTGAAACGGGACGTGGCGCCCTTGGCGATGCGGCCCGTCCACACCAGCCGGTTGCCGGACTCGCCCAGGTCCAGGCTGGACTCCTGGCCGTCGACCAGGAACTGGAGCTCCGACAGCAGCACCTGCGACTTGTCCATCTCCATGGGGAAGATGAACGCCACGTCGATGTCGGTGCTCTCGCGGTTGACCACCGCGTAGTCGGCGTTGAGGGTGAAGTCGAAGCCGGAGAAGTAGCGCAGCCCGCGCTTGCGGTAGTTCATCTTCGCCTGCACCTCGACGTGCTGGCGGTCGAAGGGCAGCGGCTTCAGCTCGGTGAAGATGGTGCCGCTGTGCACGTAACGCAGCGACGGCGCGGGCTGGGTGACGGGCGCGCCCCAGCGGTCCTCCACCCCGGCGGCCAGCTCCGAGTTGGCGAAGTCCGTCCGGTCCGCCACCTGCCCGGCGATGACGGCCGTGGCGAAGACGACGATGACCAGACTGCCGAAGACGTGGTGGGCCACGAGCCAGCGAAGGGCTCGGCGAAGGGCGCCTTCGGGCGCTCGCGGCGGACGGGGAGGCAGCGGAGGAGGTGCGTTCATGGGCGCAGGATGTGCGGCCCCCGTGCAACGGTGATGGCCCCCTTGTGCGGCTGCC from Myxococcus xanthus encodes the following:
- a CDS encoding GNAT family N-acetyltransferase; translated protein: MPAPSRVEIDESNAQYRGAWRLFALGSKSGEVVERPEVYITACHVAWSMMNSAFLRAPVETEQALAAAAASAARYFSAGKHGWSFVICDDWLAPSVRDNAPSILAWYGLKSEMGVTGMVADRLAPAIHPQPPFAVRPVTDTWGRQAVADINANAYDVPRHFGREAFDEDTLYTPDCQGFVACRDEEAAASTVVLRVDAAAYVALVATQPQHRRQGAAEAVMRHALAKAHQDWGTERTVLHATSAGEPVYTRMGYRPVTRFRMYMAPPPGQG
- a CDS encoding sensor histidine kinase, whose amino-acid sequence is MALAIGSPSPERRARPRLWLVFAAVGVAGFALTLAGLAFVRVYDNQLIRQTESELIAQGAVVAEVFRERLRATVPEGVYGRERTAPWPFPIPDDTRLRPILPSLRASDASLPPGDTPRPSLVPAEPLSQAAGLQLTPLLEQVRAATLAGIRVVDTEGVVVASSSPALLWTTLADRTEVQRALRGEPVSVMRRRVADPEDTPLASLSRDTGIRVTVALPVLEGDRVWGAVVLTRTPMTFAKATYADRWNLTATGFVLLGAVALMSLAAAALVGRPVRALVKQTRAIAMSDPAGFEPMARPVVAELAELSESLAGMATALRDRNQYIRSFAANVSHEFKTPLASIQGAVELLRDSADAMSPEQHARFLANVDADARRLTRLVQRLLELARADSMTATLAQVELGPLLEGLALRARAEGATDIHVTAPPTGLKVSLPQEVLDDVLWQLVTNARQHGGDTIRVDLSVEQAPEADMVRVVVKDNGKGISEANRARIFDAFFTTARERGGTGLGLTIAQSMLRAFHARLELLPSDTGTTFAVVAPVPRLQRK
- the udk gene encoding uridine kinase; translation: MASPLVVGIAGGTASGKTTVARKVREALADCRVAFIDQDSYYRDLKDLPLADRREVNFDHPDAFDRELLVQHLQALKSGQPIQKPVYDFVTSSRTPQTKNVDPGDIILIEGILVLHMKEVRDVMDVKIYVDADDDLRILRRLTRDIKDRGRDFDHVVSQYLRHVRPMHMGFVEPSKHFADIIIPHGGNNEIAIGMLVGALRGKLSGAVKRD
- a CDS encoding alpha/beta fold hydrolase, which codes for MIQATGTHLFTTPLPLEEGELLGNPQVAWAAYGEPSDGKAVVLLHDLAHSHLALGPPEDSAYQPSGWGRALVGTNLALDPAITPVFSPGLLGSPFGSTSPATVNPASGERWGLELPPLTVQDMARAVSATLRARGLTQVRALVGVGLGAHVALRLASLFPDLAEGVVAIGAARALPEGVREKLGLSWQVLRADPDYRDGLYALDAPPRKTMRKLRLDFQKLLCGREFLASAYPAPEAARAALETEADAFADAFDAVSWASLCSAYAGSDVSDGFSRIRARVLLVTGTSDAMAPVNRVRDTYHLLSAAGVSARFLELPGPGDHAALLQDAERLHGPLSDFLRRC
- a CDS encoding DUF692 domain-containing protein, producing the protein MTHAVSETWTLPWRGLGLSSNLSVADVPQPYRLLDESPGLFDYVEYSAPLSLEESKAHASLFPEMWRRRQDVPVLFHPVHLNLWGPALEPGQALRDLDAHARAVESPWVGNDVGWWHVDGQPFPGYLYFTPPFNEAGLEACVSHALHVQRHLSVPLALENPAVLARRGQWHVLDFMAKLHARTGAPLLLDLGHLLSHQLSAGLPLETGLDGFPLDQVIELHIAGGVVTHRGPRSFYVDDHTQPVREELFDLLASLIPRCPSLRAVTFEGDGHPPEVARMSLRRLRQLVPSGARPPLTWRVPAAVAAVPPLTEDSQPWALFDAGYAAAPAASVEDEAGTLADQDFRLAVVAEVLDRDWPLTRLLLAGTREGLAAFTGSKEYRKLFDSVARTPGQSFASWAMRRLRESPDEGASAALTLEMLLPSLFTRRVPAPAPGQVGLMEDVRVGSLPVDLSELVHSARAVRRHLTARAWACGTLELSGLDSLNQVARRPGPGPWSFVARRKAGGPEVMSVPPALGEFLGMLAVRPMAEAEVVPGLLEAARGRGLIRRG
- a CDS encoding response regulator transcription factor — encoded protein: MAERPTVLVVDDDPHLREIVRFALEQGGFRVDEAADGRAALTQVDRALPALIVLDIMMPELDGLAVCREVRRKHELPIVFLSSRDDEVDRILGLELGGDDYLTKPFSPRELVARVKAVLRRARPAPEVEVPAARMQSRGPLRMDAERWRAWWQDTEVVLTVTEFQLLATLLRVPGKVFTRDELMNRVYDDVVVSDRTIDSHVRRVRQKFASAGGDVIETVHGLGYRLALP